From Pseudomonas sp. B21-028, one genomic window encodes:
- a CDS encoding carboxymuconolactone decarboxylase family protein has protein sequence MSNEKYEKGLQIRTQVLGEAYVKRSIENADDFTRPLQEMVTEYCWGHVWGREGLSLKERSMINLAMISALNRPHELKLHVHGALRNGLSREQIREILLQVGIYCGVPAAVDSFRLAREAFAEADAEASS, from the coding sequence ATGAGCAACGAAAAGTACGAGAAAGGCTTGCAGATCCGCACCCAAGTGCTGGGCGAAGCCTATGTGAAGCGCTCCATCGAGAACGCGGACGACTTCACCCGGCCCTTGCAGGAAATGGTCACCGAGTACTGCTGGGGTCACGTCTGGGGCCGTGAGGGTTTGTCGCTCAAGGAACGCAGCATGATAAACTTGGCCATGATTTCAGCCCTCAATCGACCTCACGAACTCAAACTGCATGTACACGGTGCCTTGCGCAACGGCCTGAGTCGTGAACAAATACGCGAAATCCTGCTTCAGGTCGGTATTTATTGCGGCGTACCCGCGGCCGTCGACAGTTTCCGGCTCGCCCGTGAAGCCTTCGCTGAAGCCGATGCCGAGGCCTCCAGTTAA
- a CDS encoding GntR family transcriptional regulator — MKRLPLDDSFKVNRNPVTLREIVLDKLRSAIMNFQLLPGDRLVERDLCDRLGVSRTSVREALRHLESEGLVEFADAKGPRVAIITLSDAGDIYELRCVLEGLIVQLFTLRASAKDIKALEKALKENREALKDGELQQVLDSVQGFYDVLLEGSGNHVAATQLRQLQARISYLRATSVSQENRRGASNQEMERIVEAIKSGDPLAAHQASVDHVRAAAKVALEYLKRKQEETGAIPEITVPIALKEPRIGH; from the coding sequence ATGAAACGCCTGCCACTCGACGACAGCTTCAAGGTCAATCGCAACCCCGTCACCCTGCGCGAGATCGTGCTGGATAAGCTGCGAAGCGCCATCATGAACTTCCAGCTCCTGCCGGGAGATCGTCTGGTCGAGCGTGATCTGTGCGATCGCCTGGGCGTGAGCCGCACGTCGGTGCGCGAAGCCTTGCGTCACCTGGAGTCCGAAGGCCTGGTGGAATTCGCCGATGCCAAGGGGCCACGGGTCGCGATCATCACCCTGAGCGATGCCGGTGACATCTATGAGCTGCGTTGCGTGCTCGAAGGGCTGATCGTTCAGCTATTCACCCTGCGCGCCAGCGCCAAGGACATCAAGGCCCTCGAAAAGGCCCTGAAGGAAAACCGCGAAGCCCTCAAGGACGGCGAACTGCAACAGGTGCTGGATTCGGTACAGGGTTTCTACGACGTGCTGCTCGAAGGCTCCGGCAACCATGTGGCCGCGACCCAACTGCGCCAGCTGCAGGCGCGCATCAGCTACCTGCGGGCCACGTCGGTGTCCCAGGAAAACCGCCGCGGCGCCAGCAACCAGGAAATGGAACGCATCGTCGAAGCCATCAAGAGCGGCGATCCGCTGGCCGCCCACCAAGCGTCCGTGGACCACGTACGGGCCGCGGCCAAGGTTGCGCTGGAGTACCTCAAGCGCAAGCAGGAAGAGACCGGCGCCATTCCTGAAATCACGGTCCCCATCGCCCTGAAAGAACCCCGCATAGGACACTGA
- a CDS encoding NUDIX hydrolase: MFSPNFCPKCGGSDLSQRLPAGDTHERLMCGGCGYIHYVNPKIIAGCIIEQDGKYLLCQRAIPPRPGTWTLPAGFMEGNETTEQAALREVWEETGVRADIVSPYSIFSVPKISEVYIIFRAVALEITGQFGPETLACQFFAPEDIPWDSIYYPAIRQILERYIEERQAGVYGIYIGNDDSGKIHFIR, from the coding sequence ATGTTCAGCCCGAACTTTTGTCCAAAGTGTGGCGGCAGCGATCTGAGTCAACGCCTGCCGGCGGGCGATACCCATGAGCGACTGATGTGTGGCGGCTGCGGCTACATCCACTACGTCAACCCGAAGATCATTGCCGGCTGCATCATCGAGCAGGACGGCAAATACCTGTTGTGCCAACGCGCCATCCCTCCACGCCCGGGCACCTGGACCCTGCCGGCCGGGTTCATGGAAGGCAACGAAACCACCGAGCAGGCGGCGCTGCGAGAAGTCTGGGAAGAAACCGGCGTACGGGCGGACATCGTCTCGCCCTACTCGATCTTCAGCGTGCCGAAGATCAGCGAGGTGTACATCATCTTCCGCGCCGTCGCGCTGGAAATCACCGGCCAGTTCGGCCCGGAAACCCTCGCCTGCCAGTTCTTCGCCCCAGAGGACATTCCCTGGGACAGCATCTACTACCCGGCCATCCGCCAGATCCTCGAACGCTACATCGAGGAGCGCCAGGCCGGGGTCTATGGCATTTACATCGGCAACGACGACAGCGGCAAGATCCACTTCAT